In Vibrio bathopelagicus, the following are encoded in one genomic region:
- a CDS encoding LysR family transcriptional regulator ArgP: MRGLDYKWIEALDAVVKQRSFERAAEQLYISQSAVSQRIKQLEKWLAQPALVRESPPRPTPAGKKLLGLYRRVRLLEHELVPELMNEEGTQPLSLSIATNADSLATWLLPALSDVMNSRQVELNLAIHGESRTIEKIKSGEVAGAISLESQPIPGCSADYLGRMDYVCVASPSFHRRYFSDGVNYSTLTKAPAVSYDQYDDLHKKFLHDHFNVPRDSVINHTVGSSEAFVRLALSGVAYCLIPRLQIVEELESGTLIDVTPGFLLSYRIYWHHWQLESGVLKEISQAILSYAHNHLPQ, translated from the coding sequence ATGCGTGGATTGGATTACAAATGGATAGAAGCACTGGATGCAGTAGTGAAACAACGTAGCTTTGAAAGGGCGGCTGAGCAGTTGTACATCTCCCAATCTGCGGTATCTCAACGTATCAAACAACTGGAAAAATGGTTAGCCCAACCCGCGCTTGTGAGAGAAAGCCCCCCAAGGCCAACACCGGCAGGAAAAAAATTGTTGGGTTTGTATCGTCGTGTTCGCTTGTTAGAGCACGAGCTTGTCCCTGAGTTGATGAATGAAGAGGGTACCCAACCCCTTTCTCTGTCTATTGCGACCAATGCTGATAGCTTGGCGACATGGCTGTTGCCCGCGTTATCTGATGTGATGAACTCACGTCAAGTTGAGTTGAACCTTGCGATTCATGGTGAGTCGAGAACGATAGAAAAAATTAAGAGTGGAGAAGTAGCAGGGGCGATCAGTCTTGAATCACAGCCTATTCCTGGATGCAGCGCTGACTATCTCGGTCGTATGGACTACGTGTGTGTGGCGAGTCCTAGCTTTCATCGACGCTACTTCTCTGATGGAGTGAACTATTCGACACTAACAAAAGCTCCCGCGGTTTCGTACGATCAATACGATGATCTGCATAAGAAATTTTTGCATGATCATTTTAATGTTCCAAGAGACAGTGTTATCAATCATACGGTAGGAAGTTCAGAAGCTTTTGTTCGACTCGCCTTATCTGGTGTCGCCTATTGTTTGATCCCTCGATTGCAGATTGTTGAAGAGTTGGAATCAGGAACATTGATTGATGTTACGCCAGGTTTCTTGTTGTCTTATCGTATCTACTGGCACCATTGGCAGCTTGAAAGTGGGGTGTTGAAAGAGATCTCTCAAGCCATATTAAGTTATGCTCACAACCACTTACCACAGTAA
- a CDS encoding LysE/ArgO family amino acid transporter, giving the protein MNFWVLLQGFGLGASMIIPIGAQNAYVLNQGIKRNHHLTTATICSLLDTLFISLGIFGGGAILSQNELLLTSVTLGGIAFLTVYGLLSLRSAFRTRTSDESKGEILARGKRTVILGALAVTVLNPHLYLDTVVILGSIGGQFEGNDRIAFAIGTILASFVWFYSLSLGAAKLGPTLSKPQVKKGIDIAVATMMFAIALVLANGLIEQYW; this is encoded by the coding sequence ATGAATTTTTGGGTTTTATTACAAGGTTTTGGTCTAGGGGCAAGCATGATCATCCCTATTGGCGCTCAGAATGCGTACGTCTTAAATCAAGGGATAAAACGCAATCACCACCTAACCACAGCAACGATTTGTAGTCTGCTCGATACCTTATTCATCTCACTAGGTATTTTTGGTGGCGGAGCGATCTTGTCACAGAATGAATTACTGCTCACCTCTGTGACATTGGGTGGTATCGCCTTTCTTACGGTTTATGGCTTGCTATCACTGCGCAGTGCGTTCAGAACGCGTACCAGTGATGAATCAAAGGGTGAGATACTAGCTCGCGGTAAGCGTACTGTTATTTTAGGTGCATTGGCGGTAACCGTATTAAACCCACACCTCTATTTAGATACCGTAGTGATTCTAGGCTCTATTGGCGGGCAGTTTGAAGGCAACGACAGAATTGCTTTTGCTATAGGGACGATCTTAGCTTCATTCGTGTGGTTTTACTCTTTGTCATTAGGCGCTGCAAAGCTAGGCCCAACGCTATCTAAACCGCAGGTTAAGAAAGGCATTGATATCGCAGTCGCGACCATGATGTTTGCCATTGCTCTTGTGCTCGCTAATGGGTTAATTGAACAGTATTGGTAA
- a CDS encoding YbaK/EbsC family protein, with translation MDSLITLYQRNIELLTLANITYREWKHEPILDFATDEKVAQQLGWTGTHSKSLFLKTKAGDYALYLTEKDKRLDSKAIKSVLGKRVSICKDEEMIEQLDCVPGAVCPFGIPQHVEIIIDCELLEHQELLYTPGLPEYTLGFSGSQLKVLAALLPNQVHWL, from the coding sequence ATAGATAGTTTAATCACCTTATATCAACGTAATATTGAACTGCTCACTCTAGCAAATATTACATACAGAGAATGGAAGCATGAACCTATTCTGGATTTTGCAACCGATGAGAAAGTCGCCCAACAACTTGGTTGGACTGGTACACACTCAAAAAGCTTATTCCTAAAAACCAAGGCGGGAGACTACGCGCTATACCTTACAGAAAAGGATAAACGCCTTGACAGCAAAGCGATCAAATCAGTGTTAGGAAAGCGTGTTTCCATTTGTAAGGATGAAGAAATGATTGAGCAGCTTGATTGTGTCCCTGGAGCTGTCTGTCCATTTGGTATACCACAACACGTAGAAATCATCATTGATTGTGAATTGCTCGAGCATCAAGAGCTCCTCTATACACCAGGACTCCCTGAGTACACCCTTGGATTTAGTGGTTCGCAATTAAAAGTGCTAGCTGCGCTATTGCCCAACCAAGTTCATTGGCTCTAG
- the mscS gene encoding small-conductance mechanosensitive channel MscS: MADSSTAIETPLVDGLSHAEQWLTNNSDLFIQYGVNIISALIILFIGNIIVKAVANSVSKVLQKKKMDRAVVEFVHGLVRYLLFVIVLIAALGRLGVQTASVVAVIGAAGLAVGLALQGSLSNFAAGVLIVAFRPFKSGDYVEIGGVAGSVDSIQIFQTVLTTPDNKMVVVPNGSVIGSPITNYSRHDTRRIDLMIGVSYNADLQKTKALLTKICESDERVLKEPGVQVGVHTLADSSVNFVVRPWVKTAEYWDVYFDLMQAIKEGLDNEGIEIPFPQMDVHMNKVEA; this comes from the coding sequence ATGGCTGATAGTTCGACAGCGATTGAGACTCCACTTGTGGATGGTTTGTCTCACGCAGAGCAGTGGTTAACAAATAACTCAGATCTGTTTATTCAATACGGTGTAAACATTATCTCAGCACTGATAATTCTATTTATTGGTAACATTATTGTTAAAGCAGTAGCGAATAGCGTGTCTAAGGTTCTTCAGAAGAAGAAAATGGACCGAGCAGTTGTGGAGTTCGTCCATGGTTTAGTTCGTTACTTGTTGTTTGTTATTGTTTTAATTGCTGCACTTGGTCGTTTAGGCGTTCAAACTGCATCTGTGGTTGCTGTTATTGGTGCGGCTGGTTTAGCGGTAGGCTTAGCGCTACAAGGCTCACTATCTAACTTTGCAGCTGGTGTACTTATCGTTGCATTCCGTCCATTCAAGTCTGGTGACTACGTGGAGATTGGTGGTGTAGCAGGTTCGGTTGATTCAATTCAAATCTTCCAAACAGTTCTAACAACGCCAGACAACAAAATGGTTGTAGTACCGAATGGTAGCGTTATTGGTAGCCCAATTACTAACTACTCTCGTCATGATACGCGTCGTATTGATCTAATGATTGGTGTTTCTTACAACGCCGATCTGCAAAAGACAAAAGCTTTGCTAACTAAGATTTGCGAATCTGATGAGCGCGTACTAAAAGAGCCTGGTGTTCAAGTTGGTGTTCATACGCTAGCTGACTCTTCAGTTAACTTCGTGGTTCGTCCATGGGTTAAAACTGCAGAGTACTGGGATGTGTATTTTGACCTTATGCAAGCAATCAAAGAAGGCTTGGATAACGAAGGTATTGAAATCCCATTCCCACAAATGGATGTTCACATGAATAAAGTAGAAGCTTAA
- the fbaA gene encoding class II fructose-bisphosphate aldolase yields MSKIFDFVKPGVISGDDVQKVFEVAKANKFALPAVNVINTDTINAVLEAAAKAKAPVVVQFSNGGAGFFAGKGVKLEGQGAQILGAVAGAKYVHAVAESYGVPVILHTDHAAKKLLPWIDGLLDAGEEFFAQTGKPLFSSHMLDLSEESLEENIETCAAYLARMAKLNMTIEIELGCTGGEEDGVDNSDMDASELYTSPEDVAYAYEKLNAVSPRFTIAASFGNVHGVYQAGNVVLTPTILRDSQAYCAEKFGIAADALNFVFHGGSGSSEAEIQESIGYGVIKMNIDTDTQWASWDGVRTYEAENRDFLQGQIGNPTGEAAPNKKFYDPRVWLRAGQSSMVTRLEKAFADLNAVDVL; encoded by the coding sequence ATGTCTAAGATCTTCGATTTTGTAAAACCTGGTGTGATTTCTGGCGATGACGTACAGAAAGTATTTGAAGTAGCAAAAGCAAATAAATTTGCTCTTCCTGCAGTAAACGTAATCAACACTGATACTATCAACGCTGTTCTTGAAGCTGCTGCTAAAGCAAAAGCTCCAGTTGTTGTTCAGTTCTCTAACGGCGGTGCTGGTTTCTTCGCTGGTAAAGGCGTTAAACTTGAAGGTCAAGGCGCACAAATTCTTGGCGCTGTAGCTGGTGCAAAATACGTTCACGCAGTAGCAGAATCTTACGGCGTTCCAGTTATTCTTCATACTGACCACGCTGCTAAGAAACTTCTTCCATGGATCGACGGTCTACTAGACGCTGGTGAAGAGTTCTTCGCACAAACTGGTAAGCCACTATTCTCTTCTCACATGCTAGACCTTTCTGAAGAGTCTCTAGAAGAGAACATCGAAACATGTGCAGCTTACTTAGCTCGCATGGCTAAACTAAACATGACAATCGAGATCGAACTTGGTTGTACTGGTGGTGAAGAAGACGGCGTTGATAACTCTGATATGGACGCATCTGAGCTTTACACTTCTCCTGAAGATGTTGCATACGCATACGAGAAACTAAACGCAGTTAGCCCACGTTTCACTATCGCAGCTTCTTTCGGTAACGTACACGGTGTTTACCAAGCTGGTAACGTTGTACTTACTCCAACTATCCTGCGTGACTCTCAAGCATACTGTGCTGAGAAGTTTGGCATTGCAGCTGACGCTCTTAACTTCGTATTCCACGGTGGTTCAGGTTCTTCAGAAGCTGAAATCCAAGAGTCTATCGGTTACGGCGTTATCAAAATGAACATCGATACTGATACTCAGTGGGCTTCATGGGATGGCGTTCGTACTTACGAAGCTGAGAACCGTGATTTCCTACAAGGTCAAATCGGTAACCCAACTGGCGAAGCTGCTCCAAACAAGAAGTTCTACGATCCACGCGTATGGCTACGTGCTGGTCAGTCTTCAATGGTTACTCGTCTTGAGAAAGCATTCGCTGACCTTAACGCTGTAGACGTACTGTAA
- a CDS encoding phosphoglycerate kinase, translated as MSVIKMTDLELAGKRVFIRADLNVPVKDGKVTSDARILASLPTIKLCLEAGAKVMVTSHLGRPTEGEYNEEFSLAPVVNYLNDALDCEVKLAKDYVNGLELNAGELTVLENVRFNKGEKKNEEALSKQYAALCDIFVMDAFGTAHRAQASTHGVGTYAPVACAGPLLAAELEALGKAMDNPARPLVAIVGGSKVSTKLTVLESLSKIADQLVVGGGIANTFIAAEGHNVGKSLYEADLVETAKKLMKECAIPVATDVACAKAFDENAEAEIKHVSEVQDDDMIFDLGPDSTAALAEIIGNAKTILWNGPVGVFEFKNFEAGTAGISKAIADSEGFSVAGGGDTLAAIDKFGIKADVSYISTGGGAFLEFVEGKVLPAVAMLEERAKA; from the coding sequence ATGTCTGTGATCAAGATGACTGACCTGGAACTTGCAGGTAAACGCGTATTTATCCGTGCTGACCTAAACGTACCAGTAAAAGACGGTAAAGTAACTTCAGATGCACGTATCCTAGCATCTCTACCAACTATCAAACTTTGCCTAGAAGCTGGCGCAAAAGTTATGGTTACTTCTCACCTTGGTCGTCCTACTGAAGGCGAATACAACGAAGAGTTCTCTCTAGCTCCTGTAGTTAACTACCTAAACGACGCACTAGACTGCGAAGTTAAGCTAGCGAAAGATTACGTAAATGGCCTAGAGCTAAACGCTGGCGAACTCACTGTTCTTGAAAACGTTCGCTTTAACAAAGGCGAGAAGAAGAACGAAGAAGCACTTTCTAAGCAATACGCTGCGCTATGTGACATCTTCGTGATGGACGCATTCGGTACAGCTCACCGTGCTCAAGCTTCTACACACGGTGTTGGTACTTACGCTCCTGTAGCGTGTGCTGGTCCTCTTCTAGCTGCTGAGCTTGAAGCTCTTGGTAAAGCAATGGACAACCCAGCTCGCCCACTAGTGGCTATTGTTGGTGGTTCTAAAGTTTCTACTAAACTAACCGTTCTAGAATCTCTTTCTAAAATCGCTGACCAACTTGTTGTTGGTGGTGGTATCGCGAACACGTTCATCGCTGCTGAAGGCCACAACGTAGGTAAGTCTTTATACGAAGCTGACCTAGTTGAAACAGCTAAGAAGCTAATGAAAGAGTGTGCTATCCCAGTAGCGACTGACGTTGCATGTGCTAAAGCATTCGACGAAAACGCAGAAGCTGAAATCAAGCACGTTTCTGAAGTTCAAGACGACGACATGATCTTCGACCTTGGCCCAGATTCAACAGCAGCTCTAGCTGAAATCATCGGCAACGCAAAAACGATTCTTTGGAACGGCCCTGTAGGCGTATTCGAATTCAAAAACTTCGAAGCGGGTACTGCTGGTATTTCTAAAGCAATCGCTGATTCTGAAGGTTTCTCAGTAGCAGGCGGTGGTGACACGCTAGCAGCTATCGACAAGTTCGGTATCAAAGCAGATGTTTCTTACATCTCTACTGGCGGCGGCGCTTTCCTTGAGTTTGTTGAAGGTAAAGTACTTCCTGCAGTAGCAATGCTTGAAGAGCGTGCTAAAGCATAA
- the epd gene encoding erythrose-4-phosphate dehydrogenase, which produces MLKVAINGFGRIGRNVLRAVYESGKSQQIKVVAVNELAQPDAMAHLLQYDTSHGRFGKKISHDQEHIYVHHGIGAEDKGEFDTIRILHLADIELLPWRDLEVDIVLDCTGVYGCRDDGLAHIAAGAKKVLFSHPGANDLDNTIIYGVNHDTITADHRIVSNGSCTTNCIVPIIKVLDDAFGIESGTITTIHSSMNDQQVIDAYHSDLRRTRAASQSIIPVDTKLHKGIERIFPKFSNKFEAISVRVPTVNVTAMDLSVTINANVKVNDVNQTIVNASQCTLHNIVDYTEAPLVSIDFNHDPHSAIVDGSQTRVSNGHLVKMLVWCDNEWGFANRMLDTVLAMEASEGKK; this is translated from the coding sequence ATGCTAAAAGTCGCGATAAACGGATTTGGAAGAATAGGGCGTAATGTATTACGCGCTGTCTATGAAAGTGGCAAAAGCCAACAGATCAAAGTAGTAGCAGTCAATGAGCTTGCTCAGCCTGACGCTATGGCTCACCTATTGCAATACGACACCAGTCACGGCCGCTTCGGCAAGAAAATCTCTCACGATCAAGAGCACATCTATGTTCATCATGGCATTGGTGCTGAAGATAAAGGAGAGTTTGATACCATTCGTATCTTACACCTTGCTGATATAGAGTTGTTGCCTTGGCGTGACCTCGAGGTTGATATTGTTCTCGACTGTACCGGTGTTTACGGTTGCCGTGATGACGGTCTAGCGCACATTGCTGCTGGAGCGAAAAAGGTGCTGTTTTCACACCCTGGTGCTAACGATCTGGATAACACCATTATTTACGGTGTGAATCACGACACTATCACAGCTGATCATCGAATCGTTTCCAACGGTTCATGCACTACCAACTGTATTGTCCCTATCATCAAGGTGCTTGATGATGCTTTTGGTATTGAGTCCGGTACGATTACGACCATTCACTCTTCTATGAATGACCAGCAAGTTATCGATGCATACCACAGCGACCTTCGTCGAACTCGAGCAGCAAGCCAATCAATCATTCCTGTCGATACCAAATTGCATAAAGGTATTGAAAGAATCTTCCCGAAATTTTCTAACAAATTTGAAGCGATATCTGTGCGTGTGCCAACGGTAAACGTCACTGCGATGGATTTAAGTGTCACAATTAATGCAAATGTGAAAGTTAATGACGTAAATCAAACCATTGTTAATGCATCCCAGTGTACATTACACAATATAGTTGACTATACTGAAGCGCCGCTCGTTTCCATCGATTTTAATCACGATCCCCATAGCGCAATTGTTGATGGTTCACAAACTCGAGTGAGCAACGGCCACTTAGTGAAAATGCTGGTGTGGTGCGACAATGAATGGGGCTTTGCAAACCGAATGCTGGATACGGTTCTTGCAATGGAAGCTTCTGAAGGCAAGAAGTAA
- the tkt gene encoding transketolase, whose protein sequence is MPSRKDLANAIRALSMDGVQQANSGHPGAPMGMADIAEVLWRGHLNHNPANPEWADRDRFILSNGHGSMLIYSLLHLAGYELSIEDLKNFRQLHSKTPGHPEYGYAPGIETTTGPLGQGITNAVGMAMAEKALAAQFNKEGHDIVDHFTYAFMGDGCLMEGISHEACSLAGTLGLGKLVAFWDDNGISIDGEVEGWFSDDTPKRFEAYGWHVIPAVDGHDADAINAAIEAAKADPRPTLICTKTIIGFGSPNKAGTHDCHGAPLGADEITATKAALGWEHGPFEIPADIAAEWNAKEAGAAKEAAWNAKFDAYAAAHPELAAEFKRRTNGELPAEWEEKANAIIADLQANPANIASRKASQNALEAFGAMLPEFMGGSADLAPSNLTMWSGSKSLEANDFSGNYIHYGVREFGMTAIMNGIALHGGFVPYGATFLMFMEYARNAMRMAALMKIQNIQVYTHDSIGLGEDGPTHQPVEQIASLRLTPNMSTWRPCDQVESAVAWKLAIERKDGPSALIFSRQNLAQQDRDAEQVANIAKGGYILKDCEGKPELILIATGSEVELAVSAAAELTAEGKKVRVVSMPATDAFDKQDAEYRESVLPSDVTARIAVEAGIADFWYKYVGFGGKIIGMTTFGESAPAGELFKMFGFTTENVVNTAKELLA, encoded by the coding sequence ATGCCTTCTCGTAAAGATCTAGCCAATGCAATTCGCGCACTTAGCATGGATGGCGTTCAACAAGCAAATTCAGGCCACCCTGGCGCACCTATGGGTATGGCTGACATCGCTGAAGTTCTTTGGCGTGGTCACTTGAACCACAACCCAGCAAACCCAGAGTGGGCTGACCGCGACCGTTTTATCCTGTCTAACGGCCATGGTTCAATGTTGATTTACTCTCTGCTTCATCTTGCAGGTTACGAGCTTTCAATTGAAGACCTTAAGAACTTCCGTCAACTGCACTCTAAGACTCCTGGTCACCCAGAGTACGGTTACGCTCCTGGTATCGAAACAACGACGGGTCCTCTAGGTCAAGGCATCACCAACGCTGTTGGTATGGCGATGGCTGAGAAAGCATTGGCTGCACAGTTCAACAAAGAAGGCCACGACATCGTAGACCACTTCACTTATGCGTTTATGGGTGATGGTTGTCTGATGGAAGGTATCTCTCACGAAGCATGTTCTCTAGCTGGTACGCTAGGTCTTGGTAAGCTGGTTGCTTTCTGGGATGACAACGGCATCTCTATCGATGGCGAAGTGGAAGGTTGGTTCTCTGATGATACACCTAAGCGTTTTGAAGCTTACGGCTGGCACGTAATTCCAGCGGTTGATGGCCACGATGCTGACGCTATCAACGCGGCTATCGAAGCAGCTAAAGCGGATCCTCGTCCAACACTTATCTGTACTAAAACTATCATCGGTTTTGGTTCTCCAAACAAAGCGGGTACGCACGACTGTCACGGTGCTCCACTAGGCGCTGATGAAATTACAGCAACTAAAGCGGCACTTGGTTGGGAACACGGTCCTTTCGAAATCCCAGCAGATATCGCAGCTGAGTGGAATGCGAAAGAAGCGGGCGCAGCTAAAGAAGCGGCTTGGAATGCAAAGTTTGACGCATACGCAGCGGCTCACCCTGAGCTAGCAGCAGAATTCAAACGTCGTACTAACGGCGAGCTTCCAGCTGAGTGGGAAGAGAAAGCAAACGCAATCATTGCTGACCTTCAAGCTAACCCTGCAAACATCGCATCACGTAAAGCATCTCAAAATGCTCTAGAAGCGTTCGGTGCTATGCTACCTGAATTCATGGGCGGCTCTGCTGACCTTGCGCCTTCTAACCTGACTATGTGGTCTGGTTCTAAGTCGCTTGAAGCGAACGACTTCTCAGGTAACTACATCCACTACGGTGTACGTGAATTCGGTATGACGGCTATCATGAACGGTATCGCTCTGCACGGTGGTTTCGTACCATACGGCGCAACGTTCCTCATGTTCATGGAATACGCGCGTAACGCTATGCGTATGGCTGCTCTGATGAAAATTCAGAACATCCAAGTTTACACGCACGATTCTATCGGCCTAGGCGAAGATGGTCCTACTCACCAACCGGTTGAGCAGATCGCTTCTTTACGTCTGACTCCAAACATGAGCACATGGCGTCCATGTGACCAAGTTGAATCTGCTGTTGCTTGGAAACTGGCAATCGAACGCAAAGATGGTCCTTCTGCGCTTATCTTCTCTCGTCAGAACCTTGCACAACAAGATCGTGACGCTGAGCAAGTGGCTAACATCGCTAAGGGTGGTTACATCCTGAAAGATTGTGAAGGCAAACCAGAGCTTATCCTTATCGCGACTGGTTCTGAAGTTGAACTAGCGGTTAGCGCTGCTGCTGAACTGACAGCCGAAGGTAAGAAAGTACGCGTAGTCTCTATGCCTGCAACTGACGCATTCGACAAGCAAGACGCTGAATACCGTGAGTCTGTACTTCCATCTGACGTTACAGCACGTATCGCAGTAGAAGCTGGCATCGCTGACTTCTGGTACAAGTACGTTGGCTTCGGTGGCAAGATCATCGGTATGACAACGTTCGGCGAATCTGCACCAGCAGGCGAGCTATTCAAGATGTTCGGTTTCACTACTGAAAACGTAGTAAACACAGCGAAAGAGCTTCTTGCTTAA